ataagttacaaattttcatgttcataaaataacttattttttcaaaaaaaaaattagataagattctcaaagaagtgaaaaaaatttcaaacatatcttttttaacaaaaacaactgaaatatgaaaataaagctATCCCAAACGCTCTTATAATTCTCATTAACACACTCACACAAACGTATAAAATTATGAGTTTAATAGACATTCATGGTCAAACacactcaaatttaaattatgagtttaatagacatacatatttaaatttattgtaaaaagtTTTTACATGTAGAttaataaaatgtcatttttaacAAAGGttaataaaattagtatatATAATGAACCATAATTAGTgtgtaaaaaaacatttacatatcaATCCATATACTACATATCCTTACATTATACTATTTACACACCactaactttaaataaaatgtttttatcaatcatatttttaaattatagccatatattaattaaaatatctatgTCAAatcttatgaaaattaaatatcaataaaaagatGATAAAATGTTATAAGGTATCAATAAAATGATGATGAAATGTTATAAGGTGTCAATAAAATGATGATCAAGCATTATAAGATATCAATCCCTTATAGTATCTTGAATAATTAATCTATGACCCAATCAGAAGTTATCCTAATTCATCCAACCAAAAGATAATCAAGTGATTTTTACAcattcatatttttcacaagtattaattacattaatttttatatacatgaataatgtatatattctgtcaaaaaatgaataatgtattatacaatttgaaattaatatattttttaaaaaatataatttatataatgggACTTTTAATCCAATAGTAAACTTTTAAGacacattttttccaaaaaaaaaacaatataagaaTGAGATGTACTTTACACTGGTATCTTTGCATAGAGATCCCCTAACGATAAGCCGGACATAAGCCAATTACAAACTGTATATTCTTATATGTAAATTAGCTTCATCCTCAAGTTGGGCAGCAGAAATTTTCCAGTTGAAGGGAAAGTTGGATTAGTTATTAGCATTAACAGTATAACCTGTAATAGGCCTTGGGCGTTTTGGCCTTTATAATTGGTAAATAGATGTTAAAGTTATCAAGACAAAAATTATACCAGTTCAGTGAAGGTCATGCCCGATGAAAATTACtatgttaacaaaaattaaagtcaTACAAGCATCCGTGGAAACATGTACAAATGCCATCCACATGCAGAGGAATAACTGacaacttatttgttaaaagaacaGGCACAAAAAATAACTCAATTCAATAAAAATGGACCATTCAATCAAATTTCCACAAGGGTTTTTTGCCATTGAGTTAGGTTGCAATCTGAGGAGTTCTTTCAGTGGCAAACCAAGCCAATCCATAAAATGTATACTGATGTTTCCAATAATAAGGTTTAACAACACGTACAATGATGAAATGAATGGGTTGCAAATCCACTCCACACCTAACTAGACATGTATATTACTGGAGAACTGTAGAAGGAAAAGGGAAAgccaccaaaataaaaataaaataaaaaagataattaaaaaaaaaacaacttcctGCACTCACCTCACTTACCTTCTAACATATCTACTAATCAAAACCAACAGAAGTCAATGTTCAGTTGTCCACATAATCACATTCAATTACTTTCATTCCTATTTGTGACTTCATCtgcaaaaaagtaaaaagatcatgtcaaaagggggagaaaaatattttaaagaaagagTTGAACTTCTCTGCACTGACAATGTAAAGGATTTTTACACTGGCAACTACTAGCAAATTATGTCAGATATGagtttttaagataattattgcaAAAGTCAGAAAAAAAACCATATATGACAAATTCTTATTGGTTACTAGTAATAAAACCCTTTACACTATCGACTATCAATCCACGTTCAAATTGATCATGTAATAATGGTGGAGTACCTGGTCTTTGAGTTACCAAGTGTGAGTTCAAGATCATCTGATCCAAATTCCTCATGGATCCTTTCTCCTTCCCAAGGCTTGACAAGCCCCAACATGTTGCTTCCAAATGCAAATTCATCTGAAACAGCTTCAGACATAGGAATGTCAGCATTTTGATCAGAGCCAGGTGGAATAGCAGGAGAGCATGTTCCACTCTGAGCAGGAGTCCACATTCGCGAACCGCTTCCGGGCAAGCCATCTTCCTTGAAGGCAAAAGGGTTTGAGGAGACCAAGCTGAATGTTGGTGAGGTTGGACTAACATGGGGAAGTTTGATCCCAGCAAACCATTCAGGGTCAACAACCTGGCGACCGGGGCTGGGAGGACTAGAAGATGGAAGGAATGAGTAGTGCTGCTGTCTGGTCCACCCCGGCCGCGCAGACTGCTCGTCCCACTCGACATTGATTCGTGGCGTTCTGGAGGTTGGAGAGCTCAGAGGAGGTGTGACAGGAGCACTGATGGAGCCACTGTGGAGGTAGAGGTGGGGAAGCTTGGGAGAAGATGCTGAAGATGAAGCAGTGGAGAGGTTTTTGAGCCATGGAATGAGGGAGTTGCCATCAGCATTAGGAATTTGAGTATAAGGGGATGAAGATGGACTTGGGAAGGATGATGAGCCAGGGCTTGGATTGTAGGAAGCACATGGACTTGGATGGTAAGATGAACAAGGGCTTGCTGCTGATGATCCACCAACTATGTCCATGCGCTCTAAAGGCTTGCATCCCTGATTgtacaaagaaaatattttcattaactgATCATAATATGTAGCATGTTGGAACCTACCATGACCAAAATCCTTTCAAATATAACAAGTAAATGGTTAGTAAGACACTCTAATAAACTCCCTCATGGTTGGTTCCAGTAAATATGTGGATCCCATTTTCTGGTAGATTTTATTCCCAAATTAGTGGGACTCTgatgaatttcaaccaataaaaaaaagtgcatGTGTCGGGAAGAGAATGAGTACGTTACTAACACTCATTGTGATTACATATTTGCAAAGAAGTACAAGAACGAGTAATTCAACTCTGCATGTTCTCAGTAGATTGTTGCTATCAAATCTAACCAACATGGCATAACTAGCCCATGCAGGCAAAATCTATATAATGGCAACGGAATTGAATGAGCAGCATAATATATGATGGCACGTTTAACTTATTTCATGCTATTGCAGAAAAGGAGAAAGTCTCAATCTAATGCACCAATGAGTGATGAGATGATGAATTTGTGTAGTTAGTGACTGATTTATTATTGTTCTGCAGTGAAATTCGGTTTGCATGCTAACAAATATTAGTCAATGTggttaatttactgcaaaaaaTCTTAGAATTCCTTGCTTGCATTTACTACCAAGCctaaaattaagaaacaaatGCTCTGGTTTCCTTCTTGTTCAAGGCACTGCAAACAAAGGATGAATGATgtgatagagagaaaaaaataatttgtaaaaagtgttagaaggaaatatttttcattttaaatcttTTGTCTATTAAATCTAACATACCTTTAAAATTCGCAATGTCAATAATTAACCTTTTATGAGAAATCTGTTTTACTACTACAATAACAACAAAATCTTATCTTACTAggtgagtttgaaaaaaaataaagtaccaGAATTTTGTTACTCAGAAATTTTTCTAAAGGCTCGGCTCATGTAACCACATAAAATTTACAATGAAGAACTTTTCAGTAAGTTTATTACAGATTAAAAACTAAGATGAACTTCAGTGCAATTTTTTATGTTGgttcttaaaattaaacaagTCGGTGATACTATTAGAGTAAATGGATCCAGTAATAACAAAGTTGCTTGaccattaaaaaaacaattttcagaatcaaaaatGAGTTTTTGTGTGATTGggaagataagataaaatccaCTATTATTTTGTTAACAAACTAAGTTGATCTctattattaaattaagaattaatgatttttcttaaattttatgtgACAAGACCAAAAGAAAATCAAGaacttgaaattgaattatTGAAGATGCTCCAATaacatattatatatgataCTAATTATAAGCATGCATCTTAAAAATGTCTCTCTCACTTAGTTAAGAAATGTTAtaaattcttaaatatatattttcaatttttactggtaaaaaaaaaacatgtctcTCTCAATcaagagaaggaaaaagaaagaagaatagtAACATTGGAGTGTCCCTCCAGAAAAGAAGGGTCAATAATAATGAGGCAAAAGACACTCCAAAATGGAATCCTACGTGGGCATGCTGtctgaaaaagtcaaaaagctAATGCTACCATGGCACGCAGCAACGCGGACATTACAAAGGCAAAGCAAAGCAAGATATCAGACAAACACGCCAACCACGGGAACACCCAAGCTGGCAAAATTGCCCTCTCCCCTTTTTTATATAACCAAAATGCCCCTTCGCCAGGTTCACTTCATGCAATGATTGAAGCACCCACCACCGAGGGCATTTTCGTCCCATGAAAtcaaaaatactaaaaacaaaaaattgtccTGGTTTCTCAGGTGACCATCAGTCAAGAAAGAGAGCGAATCTTTGATGCTTCACTAAAATGCCAGGACCACTGCATACCAGATCCACCGTACACACcaatatacacatatataaaataaaattaaaattttaaaaaaattgctatgattaatatttaatctTTACTATATTATATCATACCAGATAATTAACAgctatgattaaaattaaattaaataaaatggcatttatttataaataagtaatactagatgataaaaaatataatttttttgtttcgaAAAATTTAAGAGAAAGTATTACAGCCTACTAAAATAGACAAACTTTTCAGACTCTGAATAACGGATAGGAAGTCAAACCTGCTATCAATGATCCATCATGTCTAAGATCTCATCTTCTTCCCATTAATTATTATCCTAACggttaaaataattacttttcattacatatattaaaaaaaagaaaaatgttgctaaaatatatttattacacaacaaaacataattattatgatattaaGCTATAACCAATTAAAagcattttaaaaacaaaattattatattacaaaaaaaactatttaatatttttcaaataattaaaataaaatgctaaCTAGTGTCaagaaattaaacatgaaatttttgtaataaaatataatgtttaattttgtcaaataatttatcgtatttttaattaatttgttatttattaatcaacatcctttaaatatttgtcAATACCatcttaaaaacatttttttctttaagacTACAAATATATCTTTTTACAAGAGATGATTCTACTTCAACCAAATAAAATCATTGTGTTACTACACTCCTCTacagaaaattacttaaattaaagTAGCTAAAATTGtgagtgaaaagaaaagaagaaaaaaaaaggaaaaaaatggagTTAATGTACCTTGCGGTAAGTGGTTCCATCGGGTTCAACGGTCCACCCAGCTTCGTTGCAGAGAGCTTTGAGAACTTCATTGTTGTCGCAGTGTTTGGGGAGTTTGAAGTTCCCATACATCCTCAGACCCGCGAAGATCTTCGCCGCTATggctcttctccttctctctctcctcttgtTGTTTTCTCTCTCCTTCGACGTGGGTAGCCTCGTCCCCGACGTCATCGATCTCAGACCTCAAAAAAACTCAAAAGGGTCCTCCTCAAACCTCCCAAAGAACACAACTTTGGACCAGATTCGATccaacaaagttaaatagccttCTGGGTCGGTCACAAATTGAaaagggtgtgtgtgtgttagaAGAAGAAGGTTGTGTTATAAGGAGAATGTGGAGGAGATGGTTGGAAGTGACAAAGTCAGCACATTTGGTGAATTTGGGAAGTGGGTTTGTGGCCGGAGAGTGATCGGAGATCGGAGGAGATCTGGGTCGGAGAAATGGGAAATGGTTTTGATGAGAGTGTGTGTGGATGTGTGTGAGAAAGAAgcggaggagaagaagaagaaaaggaaaagagtgagGAGGAGGAGGCACTTGATTAGCCAAATTTGCGGATCAAATTCATGATCACGGCGTTTGGATTtgtatagagagagaaagagggagtGGGTGTTGGAGATTTTAGAATCCAAAAAACATGCCGCCGCCGCCACCACCACCAGCCTAACCTTTCCCCCCCTCACTTTCTCTCCCCCTCTTCCTTGCTTATGTCAGTGAGTGTTGATTTGTGAGAGAGCCTTCACAGTTCACACTTGTGTTGTGAAGTATCACTCTGTGACGACTTTGATTTGgttttcctttttggtttttctattctttttctgAATTTAGCCAAGTTGGTTACTTTCCGTTAAATGTGAGAGGGTatgttaagtttctttttttctcttttaaaatttgtatagtctatttaattttttttatgaaaaattacatTGTTGTCTACTTGTTTGTGGTTATCTAATATCTATAACAATTATGAAAGTAATtgtatcttttttataaaacaaccaaactaaaaaaatgttaaaaaggaagggatcaagattttaatttagtctgaagttaaaaaaaattaacctactataaatcatctcccaattatgtttcaaaatctcttacttcaattatttttttctctcactaaACTactctatataaaaaatatggataAAAACTACactaactaatatatatatatatatatatatatatatatatatatatatatatatatatattaagtccAATTCCAACAAATATAAATGTCAACATACAAGCATAATATTGCTTATCTTTCTACTAGTACTGAATAGAATAGTTATGAATGTGTTTAACGtattattgatatatttaaatttattgaataatataaatgtaaaataaaaaatagatgatAAAGTAAATAGAATCATGCATCaaaatgaatttctttttcAACTAAGAATATCTTTTTGAAACGGCATCATATTGGCTTTGATAAAAGTGAGTTACTAATAGTCAAAGCAGTgctaacttttatttttgttcctgCCTTCAAAAGTTAACTCCAAAAAACATAGAAGTGTGGAGCATGATTTTTAACCTACCCCTTTTTTGCCATAGCCATGTGGGTTTTATTAATGAAAGTTCAGGAACTGGGTTCAATTAATGCAACCTTTTTCCCTACATTGGTCAGGGATTCTATTATGGAGAAAAATTCTTTGTTGTGTAAAATGGATTTCCAGTTGTGCCATTTTCTGTTTAGATTAGTATACCACTATACCCTCTTCTCCCATACTATATATTACATTTCTCTTACAAAAGATAAGTGCTATTATCAAGTTAgatgaaaatttcaaataaaatttattttaacttaaatatataataatatagcaGTATTATATACTgtgaaatttgtaattaaaactTACATATATAAAGCTAAcggaaaataagagagaaaaaaaagtgagagagagaaaagttaGGACTAGAAAGAAAGGGAATGAATGGATGGGGGTTAATTGATCTTTACACCCTTAATGTATTGAAGATTGAACATGTAATATATAAAGTTTACAGTAAGAAATTAGAAAGTAGAAGAGATGAAATCTAGAGATATTAGTATATaaactttttcttcaattgtCAATGGTAAATGAGAAAGGGGTAATTCGGTGCTGCCACAAAATGAATCCTTTCGGAACATGGACCAATTTCCTTTTACATGTCTTCTTTCCTACCAACCATGGTACCTTTAATTAGTGTTTGGAGATGAACACCCATGGCCTACAGCACAGAAAAGGGGCAATTTTCACTGCCCAgacggaaaaaaaataatacaaagatATCTGGAAGAAAAattgcaaaaagaaaagaaccaaaaagtccagttaatatatataggtcttttttttgttataatatatttttattccattTTCATTAACCTTATTCAACCGATACCATGCTTGTTTTGAAATCTAGAAGTCAATTATGATACTGAAAAGATGTGCTAAGGATAAAGCTATGCCAAATGTGTTAAGGATAGAGCCAATGTCACACCAATGAAAAGATGGGTTATGATGACCGTTATGGGACTTATATTATGCATGTGTTTGGTTTAGATATAAAACCAACACAAGCGTGAAAAAACATAAATGTTCATATGAATTTGACTTCTCAATAGATGattataaggatttttttttccttcttctgctGAGACCACCAGTTGGTGTTGAATGAACATGGAAACGAGCACACATTTAGTTGATGGGCTCAGGCTTTCTTATGAAGTGTGCGAAGTCAAAATGTTAAAGGATTAGTACAATAAACTCATGATATGGCGTTTTACGTGACATTTAAGACCTTGGCAAATCAGTTCttgtaataaattataaaatggtaatatattaagaaatgaGTATGATCATTTCCATAGATCTAAagctaatttgtaatttttcaaaaatatcaaGGTTTCTACTTTGTAAGTTTGGGATCAAGGCTATATAGACTATAGTGGAAGATAGTTTTAGAAATTGTGGAACATTTTGGCAAGGTCAAAGAGCATTAGTTGACAAATGCATAGGTTTTGGATTTTGATTTGCTAGTTAATAAGGATTGGATTTGAGTATTAGATTACTCGTCAAATCAAAAACCGAAATACTAGTACAAGAAATCATCGCTAACAAGATGTCAAAGGCATATATAGGATTTATATTTATTGGCTATAAGTTTAAGCTTTTTTCGACTTTACGCAATTGAAGAAGTCTATAATGGTTACAAGCCTTTTATCAAACTGAGGTACTAAGGTACCTTTTGGtaaagaggaaagaaaatgaaagaaataaaactgagatgaaaattttaaatcaaaacaaaatataaaagtgtgagattcacaccaaaatttaaaacttttcatctatttatctatttttttccccCTCATCCGAACGTACCTTAAGCTGGAACTTCTCACTGATTTTGTTCTTCATCGatattaaagttttttaatataattcttattattattcattgataatttgatatacatataatataaatatctcACTTAACATATTATATTAGGGTGATTACTAAATACTAATATAATACTAATACTGTATAACTATATGATATTGTCATATCATCATTAgataattacaataattattttaaaaaattataagaaaaaaactaataaaaatatttaaaagacttaaactaaatttagtcatatttacaataattaaaaacttatttaattaagcatttaatatttaataatataattgttaTAAGTTGATCATCCAATTATAAATACACCATAACATATAAACCTAacctttcaatatttttttgtttgagaaaaGCCTTTCAATACTCCATTGGTGctgttgaaaaatattaaacaccATATTTTATAAGATTATACTTAAAAGAACACTAAAATGATAACATGTATATGTGTTTAAAATGGATATTGATTCCTTCAAATATTGGGAGACCTAATGAACCGTGAAAGACGCACGTGCTAATGAAAAGGGTCCCTTAACTGCGTTGAAGATGCGTGGGGTGCAAAGCAATGAAGGATGAAGATGGAATGATGATTGTTATTATCTATTGATAAATTGTTGTGGGGAGAATGCACTATGGAGGGTCCCAATCCAATCCAAGAGTCTCTTTTACGTTGATCCCACCTTTCTTTGTCTACCCCATGGCTACCATACTACCATTGTTTCATTTCTAGTTAACCAAAATTTCTCTAATAACAAACACTCTAGTGCATGGTGTTAAATTGAGTTTGGTCTAATAAGCTTGCTCCAACAACCtataaataagagaataatggactataattttgaattttttagacTTAAAAAGAATGATTAAATTGATTCTATTAAGATCGTGTTTGTGGTACCGTTCCAAAATCCTTCAAATATAGTTCGTCCACACCAAGGCCTTTGTATCTTTTGTGTCTCATAATTCGTGTTTTGTGTCtcatataattttgaattttttagacTTAAAAAGAATGATTAAATTGATTCTATTAAGATCGTGTTTGTGGTACCGTTCCAAAATCCTTCAAATATAGTTTGTCCACACCAAGGCCTTTGTATCTTTTGTGTCTCATAATTCGTGTTTTGTGTCtcatataattttgaattttttagacTTAAAAAGAATGATTAAATTGATTCTATTAAGATCGTGTTTGTGGTACCGTTCCAAAATCCTTCAAATATAGTTTGTCCACACCAAGGCCTTTGTATCTTTTGTGTCTCATAATTCGTGTTTTGTGTCTCATATACCAATTGGATCGGGTTAGACCTATAAAACGTAAGTATGAAAGCAATTGAACCAATTagctataatattatttattataaaattatatacatttaaatttgaaaaactgGTCATTAGGCTAGGCTAAGACAACAAATCTTCAACTCATAAAAATTTGATCTAGTTTGGCTCACTTTCACACCTTGGTCAGATAGAGTCGTAGCTCAATTTGTCTCCTCTTTTAGTGCATCTTTAAcaataaatagataattttatattataaaaaatgtgaaCCATCATAGTCtgattttgttataaaaaaatattgtaatagtctgattttgtaaaaataaaaaaaaaacggttATAGTTTATTTGGTTCAAGTTGGTATTTCAGGTTTTTTAAtggaaattaattaacaataaagTCAATGgatattttacattaattttatggtgatagaaaaaataagtatttaattaatgaatttcTAGTAATgtcattcaatatatttttttaacattgtataattaattagttgcgcaaaaaaaatgttgtataattagagaagaaaattaaattacttaaaatttataaaataaaaatactaaattatcaCGGTGGGACTCATGAGATGAGAAATTTAACTTAAAGAACTCACCATGGTTGTTAATTGCATCATTATAAAGTCACTCTAAATAAAAATTCTGTGAATTTTTGGAAGGATTTTTAAAGATCTAAGAGCTACTCCTTCTGGGATCATTTCACTTTATAAGTTAAGCAGCAGTTTCTTATTAAAGCCTCGTAGTAGTGCAAATGAATTAATCGCGTGGGTGGTAATCCTAGTTGATTATGCAAGAGGACAAGAAAAATATTGAGTGAAAGAGAAGAGACAGTTTTGAAAGAGGGTCAAAGGAAGggtgacaaaaataaaaatataaatcagaGATAATTAAAGACATGAGGTAATTTatgaatcttaatttttttatgcatgagaataaaaatagacTCAACACATTATATTCAACTTAGACTCTCTGTTTATGAATTCATATTTAGAAAAACTTTTAGAATTGTTctgtttgaaagaaaaattattaaaaatgtaacaagtaaatgaaaaaaaaatgtcattgtgatttgtgaggctcatacaataattatttagtaaaaataaattaaatatagcgTATTACTTTTACGGTGTTATTTAATCATgaactttaattttatatttggtaagtttgatttttaaaaattatatattaagtgatttttaattgattgataaaaaagTACACTAAGAATACACTAAAATTgaactaattttcttaagaaaaaattGGAGAGTATCACCGTTGGAATCGTTCAAACATCATAACTTCTATTTCATCATATGGTTTGCACGTGAACGGTAGGCGACCTTTCCATGTCATTTTCATGGTTGATCTGGCGTTTTTGGCACAATCCATGTTGCGGTTTGgttgtattaaattttaagaggaattaatattatttattataggtTGAAATGCAATAACTTTTGAATTATTAATAGggatgtttttaaaaaattaattcttcttatatttagagttattttttttactcctctcaaaattaattgagttattaaatttgagaatgaaatatttcaatcaaacacaattaaTTTAAGCTCACCGCGTAAGTGTTTCTTTGACTGAAGTCTAAAACTAACatgcagaaagaaaaaaaatgattttcaggTTGACGAGCATGAACATCAaacttttctattttctaactCATACgaaaaagaaaaggcaaagaaagaaagaaaaataagattgtTAGAAATGACAAATAATAAGGCTGATGGTTAACATTACATAGggataaatttgttatttaaaaataaatgcgccaggaatgttttatatttttttataaaggaatgatttatatttttatgacaaAATCAAATTGTcaggaaaataaaaacattatcttGAAAGACACACAGTTTAATGACACgttcctttcctttttaaatGCCTtgcttcaagtttttttttatgcatgtaAAAAAATGCCTTGCTTCAAGTGATTTTATTAATCTTTAAGAAGATTTTGAGTAAAATTTACCTCCTGTGTAACTTTCTCTTCTTAATTGCCTACACTTCCTTTATACAGAGACAGAAAGAGATTCTAATAACCTCGTCACTAGTAcaaattttcaacaaaaaacaattaaaacaaacaaatgtaGTCATAAAGCTTTTCCGTCCCCTTTTCCAATaaacataaaaggaaaaaaaatacaattaaagaaacacttttattataaaatggaagctttaaaaatttatcagTGAGATTCAAACACTGCATAAGGTCATTTTTCCCCACAAAAGATCTGTTTGGTATGACCATAATTAAGACCTTAAACTTTTTAGTAGTATCTAAAGTATTctcaaaaacttcaatttttttatcgatTATAAGACTAATCATCCATTGTAGAAATCAAACTCATATTTTTTCCCAGAAATTTAACTTGTTTTGTTAATAAAGCTCCAACCATTCCATTGAGTTTCCATGTATCATAGCCTCACTACATACATATAAAGCCTGTTGGAAGACCTCATGAGGTTGCCCACTAAATATTATGGAacgacttttattttttattttcttctctaaattatgaaattgaaaaacttCACGACCTACATATGTTTTTCTCTATTGTATGTTCCTTTTTCTCAATTGGCCTCACCATATATCCTTGCTCCTTTTATTCCATGAAAATGACAGTAACActcaagaaaaaaggaaaaggaaaagcacTTCCTGCACAAAGTGAATTTGATTTCATGCAAAACCCTGTTCAATTGTGATCCATTATTGACTAGAAGTACGATAGGAGTAACAAGCACTttgctttttattatttttattttatttgaattggcTAGT
The nucleotide sequence above comes from Glycine soja cultivar W05 chromosome 11, ASM419377v2, whole genome shotgun sequence. Encoded proteins:
- the LOC114377241 gene encoding BES1/BZR1 homolog protein 4-like, with product MTSGTRLPTSKERENNKRRERRRRAIAAKIFAGLRMYGNFKLPKHCDNNEVLKALCNEAGWTVEPDGTTYRKGCKPLERMDIVGGSSAASPCSSYHPSPCASYNPSPGSSSFPSPSSSPYTQIPNADGNSLIPWLKNLSTASSSASSPKLPHLYLHSGSISAPVTPPLSSPTSRTPRINVEWDEQSARPGWTRQQHYSFLPSSSPPSPGRQVVDPEWFAGIKLPHVSPTSPTFSLVSSNPFAFKEDGLPGSGSRMWTPAQSGTCSPAIPPGSDQNADIPMSEAVSDEFAFGSNMLGLVKPWEGERIHEEFGSDDLELTLGNSKTR